A DNA window from Pedobacter africanus contains the following coding sequences:
- the corA gene encoding magnesium/cobalt transporter CorA, which yields MAKPAKHKRKRKHYSLPVAGSSPGLVYIDEHSLKPVITFHSYNDHHYAVKELDNIENLSRILANKEFNYWIEIKGFNSVAMFETLNSDFGISKLVLEDITRTYQRPKLEEYGKYDFAISRMLHFDEHKNLDNEQVSFILMENALFTLQEGYEDCLEPIRNRLRVGKGNIRIAGSSYLMYALMDIIIDTYFEILGAWGDELDLIEDRLFDKPDRTVMFDTQIVKRNLINMRRVVWPERDKLNDILRSDSLLIPDQTKMYIRDAYDHCIQIIDIVESLKEISASNIDMYLSIISNRMNEIMKVLTIISSIFIPLTFIAGIYGMNFAIEDPVTGKVLPQNMPELYQEHGYLYTMLVMAAIAVLQILYFWRKGWFK from the coding sequence ATGGCTAAACCGGCAAAACACAAGCGCAAACGCAAACACTACTCTTTACCAGTAGCCGGCTCCAGTCCGGGCTTGGTGTATATTGATGAGCATTCTTTAAAGCCTGTCATTACTTTTCACAGTTATAACGACCATCATTATGCAGTTAAAGAACTGGATAATATTGAAAATTTATCCCGGATACTGGCGAATAAAGAGTTCAATTACTGGATAGAGATCAAAGGTTTCAATTCCGTGGCGATGTTTGAAACCCTGAACAGCGATTTCGGCATCAGCAAGCTGGTTTTGGAAGACATCACGCGGACTTATCAGCGCCCGAAGCTGGAGGAGTATGGTAAATATGATTTCGCCATCAGCAGAATGCTCCATTTTGATGAACACAAGAACCTTGATAACGAGCAGGTTTCCTTTATTTTAATGGAAAACGCGTTATTCACTTTGCAGGAAGGCTATGAAGACTGTCTGGAGCCCATAAGGAACCGCTTAAGAGTAGGAAAAGGGAACATCAGGATTGCCGGAAGCAGTTACCTGATGTATGCTTTGATGGACATCATCATTGATACCTATTTTGAAATCCTGGGTGCCTGGGGTGATGAGTTGGACCTGATTGAAGACCGTTTGTTCGATAAGCCAGACCGCACAGTGATGTTTGACACCCAAATTGTAAAACGGAACCTGATCAATATGAGGCGCGTAGTATGGCCGGAACGGGACAAACTGAACGATATACTAAGAAGCGACAGCCTGCTGATCCCTGATCAGACGAAGATGTACATCAGGGACGCTTACGACCATTGCATACAGATCATTGATATTGTAGAGTCTTTAAAGGAGATTTCTGCCAGTAATATCGACATGTACCTTTCCATCATCAGCAACAGGATGAACGAGATCATGAAGGTCTTGACCATCATTTCATCTATATTCATCCCTTTAACTTTTATTGCGGGTATTTATGGGATGAACTTTGCCATTGAAGATCCGGTTACCGGCAAAGTATTGCCACAAAATATGCCTGAATTGTACCAGGAACATGGCTACTTATACACCATGCTTGTGATGGCCGCCATTGCGGTATTACAAATCCTATATTTCTGGCGCAAGGGATGGTTTAAATAG
- a CDS encoding WbqC family protein, which yields MQSLAIFPLFYLPPVAYFSGLKELNYNFLMEKEEHFPKQTYRNRARIYSPNGVLDLIVPVLKGAKVHTKVKDVKISNDFNWQRLHWKSFESCYRNSAYFEYYEDEFIRFYQQPFDYLFDFNFQLLEWLFKQLKVQPDLHFTTEYVKEVEPELDFRSKLHFKKNTIATNFKPYFQVFDDRQGFKPNLSMIDLLFNQGPQAKNYF from the coding sequence ATGCAAAGTTTAGCTATATTCCCACTTTTTTATCTTCCGCCAGTCGCTTATTTTTCTGGTTTAAAAGAATTGAATTACAATTTTTTAATGGAAAAAGAAGAGCATTTTCCTAAACAGACCTATAGGAACCGGGCAAGGATATATTCGCCAAATGGCGTTCTGGACCTGATTGTTCCAGTACTTAAGGGCGCTAAGGTACATACCAAAGTTAAAGATGTGAAAATCAGTAATGATTTTAACTGGCAAAGGCTGCATTGGAAGAGTTTTGAAAGCTGTTACCGAAATTCAGCCTATTTTGAATATTACGAAGACGAATTTATCCGTTTTTACCAGCAGCCATTTGATTACCTGTTTGATTTTAATTTTCAGTTGCTGGAGTGGTTGTTTAAACAGTTAAAAGTTCAGCCTGATCTTCATTTTACAACGGAGTACGTTAAAGAGGTTGAACCCGAACTGGATTTCAGGTCAAAACTACATTTCAAGAAAAATACTATAGCTACTAATTTTAAGCCATATTTCCAGGTTTTTGATGACAGGCAGGGCTTTAAACCAAACCTAAGTATGATTGATCTGTTGTTTAACCAGGGCCCTCAGGCTAAAAACTATTTTTGA